The Musa acuminata AAA Group cultivar baxijiao chromosome BXJ2-2, Cavendish_Baxijiao_AAA, whole genome shotgun sequence genome has a segment encoding these proteins:
- the LOC135604738 gene encoding RING-H2 finger protein ATL17-like has protein sequence MADTNQGSPNGSPTTHPPYWFSHGHGRVLYPLFAILNVVLILFLYCYISRKLCKKSQQLNETNTTAASSASTSPSSSLRHARLKPDVFLSLPVFVYSMANEGKLECSVCLTEFKEGDKGRLLPRCSHRFHADCVDMWFQSHSTCPICRSAIEPKAPGSDEAV, from the coding sequence ATGGCTGATACGAACCAGGGAAGTCCTAATGGGTCTCCAACTACGCACCCTCCTTATTGGTTCAGTCATGGCCATGGCCGTGTTCTTTATCCTCTTTTCGCCATCCTCAACGTTGTTCTTATCCTCTTCTTGTACTGCTACATCTCGCGGAAACTGTGCAAAAAGTCTCAGCAATTGAATGAGACCAACACGACCGCTGCTTCTTCCGCCAGCACCTCTCCCTCGTCCTCCCTGCGCCACGCCAGGCTCAAACCAGACGTGTTTCTGTCACTACCCGTCTTCGTGTACTCCATGGCGAACGAGGGCAAACTGGAGTGCAGCGTGTGCTTAACGGAGTTCAAGGAAGGCGATAAGGGGCGGCTCCTTCCGAGATGCAGCCACAGATTCCATGCCGACTGTGTCGACATGTGGTTTCAGTCTCATTCCACCTGCCCCATTTGCCGGTCCGCCATTGAACCTAAAGCTCCGGGATCAGATGAGGCAGTATGA